One genomic window of Eggerthella timonensis includes the following:
- the rlmD gene encoding 23S rRNA (uracil(1939)-C(5))-methyltransferase RlmD produces MEETITIERMGYGAQAVGRLENGKTVFVEGGAPGDVAALEIVEDKPTFARARIARLEEASSLRAKPRCDAGAVCGGCPWQHLAYDAQLEAKRANVVAALERTAKLGAERAEELVRPCLPSKRQWGYRNKLELGAAFDGHGTFQLGFYREGTHDIASPGACPLAHDAIAKAPKALRGALRFAQGSADLGIFRVGVRHSLRTGDLEVALWTTPGSFPRGHIAKTVKSAVKATSIVRVMADPGKARKIKGVETLDGKGCWEERLGSARYLTSAPSFFQVNTAQAEKLVACVIEGLGGRMGEDGPEGLDDLLVADLYAGGGTFSIPLAQAGAEVLAVEAAGSSVRDLRRNADMNAVDIEVIGGDTARELPELGDLDALVVDPPRAGLADGVVGSIAAAGPTRVAYVSCDPATWARDVARFEACGYRLESAQPVDLFPQTYHVEVASVFTRL; encoded by the coding sequence ATGGAAGAAACCATAACGATAGAGCGCATGGGCTACGGCGCACAAGCCGTCGGCCGGCTCGAGAACGGCAAAACCGTGTTCGTGGAAGGCGGCGCGCCCGGAGACGTGGCCGCCCTCGAGATCGTCGAGGACAAGCCGACGTTCGCCCGCGCGCGCATCGCGCGGCTCGAGGAGGCCTCGTCCCTGCGCGCGAAACCGCGCTGCGACGCGGGCGCCGTCTGCGGCGGCTGTCCGTGGCAGCACCTGGCCTACGACGCGCAGCTCGAGGCGAAGCGGGCCAACGTGGTGGCGGCCCTCGAGCGCACGGCGAAGCTCGGCGCCGAGCGCGCCGAGGAGCTCGTGCGCCCCTGCCTGCCGAGCAAGCGGCAGTGGGGCTACCGCAACAAGCTGGAGCTGGGCGCCGCGTTCGACGGACACGGCACGTTCCAGCTGGGATTTTACCGCGAGGGCACGCACGACATCGCCTCCCCCGGCGCCTGCCCGCTGGCCCACGACGCCATCGCGAAGGCGCCCAAGGCGCTGCGCGGCGCGCTCAGGTTCGCGCAGGGGTCGGCCGACCTCGGCATCTTCCGCGTGGGCGTGCGTCACAGCCTGCGCACGGGCGACCTCGAAGTGGCCCTGTGGACGACCCCCGGCTCGTTCCCGCGCGGCCATATCGCGAAAACCGTCAAGAGCGCCGTCAAGGCGACGAGCATCGTGCGCGTCATGGCCGACCCCGGCAAGGCCCGCAAGATCAAGGGCGTGGAGACGCTCGACGGCAAGGGCTGCTGGGAGGAACGGCTGGGCAGCGCCCGCTACCTGACCAGCGCACCGTCGTTCTTCCAGGTGAACACCGCGCAGGCCGAGAAGCTCGTCGCGTGCGTGATCGAGGGCCTGGGCGGCCGCATGGGCGAAGACGGGCCCGAAGGTCTCGACGACCTTCTCGTGGCCGACCTCTACGCCGGAGGCGGCACGTTCTCGATCCCGCTCGCGCAGGCGGGCGCCGAGGTGCTGGCCGTGGAAGCCGCCGGATCGTCGGTGCGCGACCTGCGCCGCAACGCCGACATGAACGCCGTGGACATCGAGGTGATCGGCGGCGACACGGCGCGCGAGCTGCCGGAGCTCGGCGACCTCGACGCGCTCGTGGTGGACCCGCCGCGGGCGGGGCTGGCCGACGGCGTGGTGGGGAGCATCGCCGCCGCCGGGCCGACGCGCGTGGCCTACGTCAGCTGCGATCCTGCCACCTGGGCACGCGACGTGGCGCGCTTCGAAGCCTGCGGCTACCGCCTGGAGAGCGCGCAGCCCGTCGACCTGTTCCCGCAAACCTACCACGTCGAAGTGGCCAGCGTATTCACGCGCCTTTAG
- a CDS encoding peptidylprolyl isomerase, giving the protein MAQYTPEYQPTGDEIAVITTSKGTIRVQLAGKDAPIHVGNFVELARKGFYNDLKFHRHVPGFVIQGGCPNTRDLSSDEVVKKAGNPFAGLGTGGPGYSIKEEFSTNPNNKHLDGSLAMARSQDPNSAGSQFYLCLGAQPMLDSGYTVFGQTIDGMDVIGELRVGDVIESIEIENAAE; this is encoded by the coding sequence ATGGCGCAGTACACTCCGGAATACCAGCCGACCGGCGACGAGATCGCCGTCATCACCACGTCGAAGGGCACCATCCGCGTGCAGCTGGCGGGCAAGGACGCCCCCATCCACGTGGGCAACTTCGTCGAGCTGGCGCGCAAAGGCTTCTACAACGACCTGAAGTTCCATCGCCACGTCCCCGGCTTCGTGATCCAGGGCGGCTGCCCCAACACCCGCGACCTGTCCTCCGACGAGGTCGTGAAGAAGGCCGGCAACCCGTTCGCGGGCCTCGGCACGGGCGGCCCGGGCTACTCCATCAAGGAGGAGTTCTCCACGAACCCCAACAACAAGCACCTCGACGGCTCGCTGGCCATGGCGCGCTCGCAGGATCCCAACTCCGCCGGCTCGCAGTTCTACCTGTGCCTGGGCGCCCAGCCCATGCTCGATTCGGGCTACACGGTGTTCGGCCAGACGATCGACGGCATGGACGTCATCGGCGAGCTGCGCGTGGGCGACGTGATCGAGAGCATCGAGATCGAGAACGCCGCCGAATAG